In a genomic window of Gloeocapsopsis dulcis:
- a CDS encoding ATP-binding protein — protein MLEILQQTQCDRLIIVNEEQIPIGILSTAKLLLYLYDESQAPTKTIHQAITTVDALIEPIVVLPAKLRIEELGLHLQSLPQQNTGCDLVLVDPAGKLLGLLDRVQLSEFLYLNAKVSSEAVQQGSDRQNQLVLDLLVQLLEKLPCPLILQTTTGEVVMQNSAWSRHFGGLSDPEEVRHKVESILDSAAATTQVPSSEQIPNSEVVVTVANHDRNNATSSLHTQQLLSISQKTDEYDAVSVSDRVPNLEQPEFMATANRCQLGAQANTCICIWSLPNGQERVWEFVKIPLQEEQYLELDARINDTEQSSTQGFSRLLPMSPNLWLLLATDVTEQQQLALELAAKNADLIQLNRLKDEFLSCISHELKTPLTAVLGLSTLLKDQALGELNERQSRYAKLIHQSGRHLMSVVNDILDLTRMETGQLKLSIEQVKISNVCDRALEQVRVMQARDSHVSVKAIAQTELEHCFTLEIEPGLETLVADELRLRQMLVHLLANAFKFTETGGEIGLRVSAWAGWIAFTVWDTGIGIPEQQQHLIFQKFQQLENPLTRRFKGTGLGLVLTRALARLHGGDVSFLSKEGKGSSFTLLLPPHPPTDFRLSISEEELQSTSEKSQILQRNSKANIQNLKLSNRLVLLVEAAPRYIAHLTEQLGSLGYRVVNARSGTEALEKARRLQPGIIFLNPLLPLLSGWDVLTLLKSDPTTRQIPVIVTTTRAEKEQALANRADECINLPVPAEILPQILARFCQDVANAETQILRTTNKNCITILRLVGSGSLPLIPTSQIHYRILEADDLEQAEILVSIWQPDVVLLDGAIAEPVVYLKSLSQFSQLAALPIVTLDAATTQAASQIEGLAVFPCLLPQDKRDPETLLSVLQFAAGMQWKPNILVVDVATLPDLQTHIPFSTASLAPGTEWFQALIPYLETAGFKGTISHSWVEMLTQVRQGSVDLILICLADAQLNSDVLQALQNLENEDLPPILVLTGQLHPQLETHQENLNRSLDLQITLDRVLQGIATEILPPSLSIQELLDKIIKTLALHASH, from the coding sequence GTGCTAGAGATTTTGCAACAGACGCAGTGCGATCGCCTAATCATAGTAAATGAAGAACAAATTCCAATCGGAATCTTATCGACAGCGAAGTTACTATTGTACCTGTATGATGAATCTCAAGCGCCTACAAAGACGATACATCAAGCGATAACTACAGTAGATGCACTGATAGAGCCGATTGTTGTTCTACCAGCAAAGCTGCGAATAGAGGAATTGGGCTTACATCTACAGTCTTTGCCACAACAAAACACGGGTTGCGACTTGGTGCTAGTTGATCCAGCAGGAAAATTGCTGGGATTACTCGATCGCGTACAGTTATCAGAATTTTTATACTTAAATGCCAAAGTCAGTAGCGAGGCGGTGCAACAGGGAAGCGATCGCCAAAATCAATTGGTACTAGACTTACTTGTACAACTCTTAGAAAAATTACCCTGCCCGTTGATATTGCAAACCACAACAGGAGAAGTTGTCATGCAAAATTCAGCTTGGAGCAGACATTTTGGCGGACTTAGCGATCCAGAGGAAGTACGGCATAAAGTAGAATCAATCCTAGACTCAGCAGCAGCCACAACTCAAGTGCCTTCATCAGAACAAATACCAAATTCTGAAGTTGTGGTAACAGTAGCTAACCACGATCGCAACAATGCTACAAGTAGCTTACACACTCAACAACTCTTATCAATTTCCCAAAAGACTGACGAGTACGATGCTGTAAGTGTCAGCGATCGCGTGCCTAACTTAGAGCAACCTGAATTTATGGCAACCGCAAATCGATGTCAGCTAGGTGCACAAGCTAATACGTGTATTTGTATCTGGTCGCTGCCCAATGGTCAAGAGCGCGTGTGGGAGTTTGTCAAAATTCCGTTGCAGGAAGAACAATACTTAGAATTAGATGCTCGCATTAACGACACTGAGCAAAGCTCAACACAAGGCTTCTCGCGTCTGTTACCTATGAGTCCAAATTTATGGCTATTACTCGCTACAGATGTGACAGAACAACAGCAGCTAGCCCTCGAATTAGCAGCAAAAAATGCAGATTTAATTCAACTTAATCGGCTAAAGGATGAGTTTTTATCATGTATTAGCCACGAACTGAAAACACCATTAACCGCAGTCCTTGGATTGTCTACGTTATTAAAAGATCAAGCATTAGGAGAACTCAACGAGCGACAAAGCCGTTATGCTAAACTGATCCATCAAAGCGGTCGTCATCTCATGAGTGTCGTTAATGACATTTTAGATTTGACCCGTATGGAGACAGGACAACTCAAGCTCAGTATCGAGCAAGTCAAAATTAGCAATGTTTGCGATCGCGCCCTTGAGCAAGTACGAGTAATGCAGGCGCGAGACAGTCACGTTTCTGTGAAGGCGATCGCCCAAACCGAACTAGAACATTGTTTTACCTTAGAAATTGAACCAGGCTTAGAAACCTTAGTCGCCGATGAATTGCGACTGCGACAAATGCTTGTTCATTTGCTTGCTAATGCTTTTAAATTCACTGAAACTGGTGGAGAAATTGGACTACGGGTAAGTGCTTGGGCTGGTTGGATTGCCTTTACAGTTTGGGATACAGGAATTGGCATTCCTGAACAGCAACAACACCTGATTTTTCAAAAATTCCAACAACTCGAAAATCCTTTAACACGCCGCTTCAAGGGAACAGGACTCGGTTTAGTTTTAACTAGAGCATTGGCTCGCTTACATGGTGGAGATGTCAGCTTTTTATCCAAAGAAGGTAAAGGCAGTTCTTTTACATTATTATTACCACCACACCCTCCAACAGATTTTAGATTATCAATTTCTGAAGAGGAATTGCAAAGCACGAGTGAAAAGTCGCAAATACTACAACGCAATTCAAAAGCTAACATCCAAAATTTAAAATTGAGTAACCGTTTAGTGTTACTTGTTGAAGCTGCGCCTCGTTACATTGCCCATTTAACAGAACAACTCGGTAGTTTAGGCTATCGAGTAGTCAATGCGCGTTCTGGAACTGAAGCTTTAGAGAAAGCACGCCGACTCCAACCGGGAATTATATTTTTAAATCCTTTACTTCCATTGCTTTCGGGTTGGGATGTCTTGACTTTATTAAAATCTGACCCCACAACGCGTCAAATTCCAGTGATTGTGACGACTACAAGAGCTGAAAAGGAGCAAGCGCTAGCAAATCGAGCTGATGAATGTATCAATTTACCCGTACCTGCAGAAATTTTACCGCAGATTTTGGCGCGTTTTTGTCAAGATGTTGCCAATGCTGAAACGCAAATTCTCAGGACGACAAACAAGAACTGCATCACAATTTTGCGGTTGGTAGGAAGTGGATCTTTACCACTCATACCAACATCACAAATTCATTATCGAATTTTAGAGGCTGATGATTTAGAACAAGCAGAAATTTTGGTCAGTATTTGGCAACCAGATGTTGTCTTGTTAGATGGAGCGATCGCCGAACCTGTTGTTTATCTAAAAAGTCTGAGTCAGTTTTCTCAGCTAGCAGCTTTACCAATTGTGACATTAGATGCGGCAACGACGCAAGCTGCCAGTCAAATCGAAGGGCTTGCCGTTTTTCCTTGCTTACTTCCACAAGATAAACGCGATCCAGAGACATTATTATCTGTGTTGCAATTTGCCGCAGGGATGCAATGGAAACCAAATATTTTAGTTGTTGATGTTGCAACTCTACCTGATTTACAGACACATATTCCGTTTAGTACAGCTTCCTTGGCACCTGGGACAGAGTGGTTCCAGGCTTTAATTCCCTATCTTGAAACAGCTGGCTTTAAAGGAACTATTAGCCACTCTTGGGTGGAAATGTTAACCCAAGTTAGGCAAGGAAGTGTTGATTTAATTTTGATTTGCTTAGCAGATGCCCAGCTCAACTCGGATGTTCTTCAAGCATTGCAAAATCTAGAAAACGAAGATTTACCACCTATCTTGGTACTCACTGGGCAATTACATCCACAACTTGAAACACATCAGGAAAATTTAAATCGTAGCTTAGACTTACAAATAACACTCGATCGAGTTTTACAAGGAATCGCCACAGAAATTTTACCTCCTTCCTTGTCGATCCAAGAATTATTAGACAAGATTATTAAAACATTGGCACTCCATGCCTCACATTAG
- a CDS encoding ABC-F family ATP-binding cassette domain-containing protein, translating to MTIFTLRSLKKDFGIKEIFKDASFSLNEGDKVGLIGTNGSGKSTLLKMIAGLEPIDSGEIWVNSGAKIVYLPQQPELDESHTVLEQVFADSGEQMALVREYEELSEQLTHERDTEKLIARLSSVSQQMEAAGAWDLETNAKIILTKLGIQDFDAKIGSLSGGYRKRIALAAALLSEPDVLLMDEPTNHLDALSVEWLQSYLSRYRGALLLITHDRYFLDRVTNRILEIDRGDLYAYTGNYAYYLEKKAEAEETAASSQRKHIGVLRRELEWLKRGPKARSTKQKARIDRIGEMQAQEFKQAQGKVEISTASRRIGKKVIELTNIGKSYNGRTIINDFTYTFNPEDRIGVIGSNGAGKSTLMDIITQRVQPDTGTVEIGSTIHIGYFDQHSEDVSLNENQRVIEYLKSVAELVKTADGSVITASQMLERFLFPPNQQYSPIHKLSGGEKRRLFLLRVLMSAPNVLILDEPTNDLDVQTLAVLEEYLEDFNGCVIVVSHDRYFLDRTVDTIFAFELGGNLRQYPGNYSVYLDYKKAQAEEEDKIPKKPEAQVNKPNSNIQNSQSSKPRKLSFKEKREYEMLETQIPQMEAEKEELEKTLYNNPPSGFTQMQELSEHLANLIQSIDTATERWLELAERES from the coding sequence ATGACTATCTTTACACTGCGATCGCTCAAAAAAGACTTTGGCATCAAAGAAATTTTTAAAGATGCCAGCTTTAGTCTGAACGAGGGTGATAAAGTTGGATTAATTGGGACAAATGGTTCTGGGAAATCAACTTTACTCAAAATGATTGCCGGATTAGAGCCAATCGACAGTGGAGAAATTTGGGTCAATTCTGGAGCTAAAATTGTCTATCTACCCCAACAGCCAGAGTTAGACGAAAGTCACACAGTTCTTGAGCAAGTCTTTGCTGATAGTGGCGAACAGATGGCGTTAGTGCGAGAGTATGAAGAACTCTCAGAACAACTCACACATGAGCGTGATACCGAAAAGCTGATCGCACGTCTTTCTAGCGTATCGCAACAAATGGAAGCAGCAGGGGCGTGGGATCTCGAAACGAATGCCAAAATTATTTTGACTAAGTTAGGTATTCAAGACTTTGATGCCAAAATTGGCAGTTTATCCGGTGGCTATCGTAAACGAATTGCTCTTGCAGCTGCGTTATTATCAGAACCCGATGTCTTACTAATGGATGAACCGACAAACCACTTAGATGCTTTATCTGTGGAGTGGTTGCAAAGTTATTTAAGTCGCTATCGAGGTGCATTGTTACTGATTACCCACGATCGCTACTTTTTGGATCGCGTTACAAATCGTATCCTCGAAATTGATCGCGGAGATCTCTATGCCTACACCGGTAACTATGCTTATTACTTAGAAAAAAAGGCAGAAGCCGAAGAAACAGCAGCAAGTAGCCAACGCAAGCACATAGGAGTGCTGCGACGAGAACTCGAATGGCTCAAAAGAGGACCAAAAGCTCGTAGTACCAAGCAAAAAGCGCGAATTGACCGCATTGGAGAGATGCAAGCGCAGGAATTTAAACAAGCACAAGGTAAAGTCGAAATTTCTACGGCAAGTCGTCGAATTGGCAAGAAAGTTATTGAGCTAACAAATATTGGTAAATCCTATAATGGGCGAACTATAATTAATGACTTTACCTATACTTTTAATCCTGAAGATCGTATTGGCGTTATTGGTAGTAATGGAGCCGGTAAATCCACACTAATGGATATTATTACCCAACGAGTGCAGCCTGACACTGGTACGGTAGAAATTGGCTCGACAATCCATATTGGTTATTTCGATCAGCACTCTGAAGATGTTTCTTTAAACGAGAATCAACGAGTCATTGAATACCTCAAAAGCGTTGCTGAACTTGTCAAAACAGCAGATGGTAGCGTTATTACTGCATCTCAAATGTTGGAACGATTTTTGTTTCCACCAAATCAACAATATTCACCAATTCATAAACTTTCTGGTGGCGAAAAGCGACGGTTGTTTCTGTTGCGCGTGTTAATGAGTGCGCCAAATGTCTTAATTTTGGATGAGCCGACAAACGATCTTGACGTGCAAACACTTGCTGTTTTAGAAGAATATTTAGAAGACTTTAATGGTTGTGTTATCGTTGTCTCTCACGATCGCTATTTTCTAGATCGCACTGTTGATACTATTTTTGCTTTTGAGCTTGGTGGTAATTTACGGCAGTATCCTGGTAACTACTCAGTTTATCTAGACTACAAAAAAGCGCAAGCAGAGGAAGAAGACAAAATACCGAAAAAACCAGAAGCGCAAGTCAACAAGCCCAACTCCAACATCCAAAATTCTCAATCAAGTAAACCACGGAAGCTTTCGTTTAAAGAAAAGCGCGAATATGAAATGCTCGAAACTCAAATTCCACAGATGGAAGCTGAAAAGGAAGAACTTGAGAAGACTCTTTACAACAATCCTCCCAGCGGCTTTACCCAAATGCAAGAACTCTCTGAGCACTTAGCAAACTTAATTCAGTCAATTGACACTGCAACTGAACGTTGGTTAGAACTTGCGGAACGAGAAAGTTAG
- the kaiC gene encoding circadian clock protein KaiC, with product MDKNSSQFTSKSPNLPGNVQKIRTMIEGFDDISHGGLPVARTTLVSGTSGTGKTLLSMHFLYNGIVYFDEPGVFVTFEEDPRDIIKNASSFGWNLQQLINEGKLFILDATPDPEGQEVVGNFDLSALIERLQYAINKYQAKRVSIDSITALFQQYEAASVVRREIFRLIARMKQIGVTNIITAERTEEYGAIARFGVEEFVSDNVVIVRNALEGERRRRTIEILKMRGSSHMKGEYPFTMTTGGVSIFPLGAMRLTQRSSNVRVSSGVKKLDEMCGGGFFKDSIILATGATGTGKTLLVSKFLQNACINGDRAILFAYEESRAQLSRNAYSWGIDFEDLEHQGLLKIICAYPESAGLEDHLQNIKSEIAQFKPSRIAIDSLSALARGVSNNAFRQFVIGVTGYAKQEEITGFFTNTTDQFTGSHSITDSHISTITDSIIMLQYVEIRGEMSRAINVFKMRGSWHDKGIREYIISTDGPEISDSFRNYERIISGSPTRVNTDEKAELSRIVQGFQNPGS from the coding sequence ATGGATAAAAATAGTAGTCAATTCACTTCAAAAAGTCCCAATTTACCAGGGAATGTGCAGAAAATCCGTACCATGATTGAAGGTTTTGATGATATTAGTCATGGCGGGCTTCCTGTGGCAAGAACAACCTTAGTGAGCGGAACATCTGGCACGGGTAAAACTTTACTATCGATGCATTTTCTCTATAACGGTATTGTTTATTTTGATGAGCCAGGGGTTTTTGTAACTTTTGAAGAAGATCCTAGAGATATTATTAAAAATGCTAGTAGCTTTGGATGGAATTTACAACAGTTAATTAACGAAGGAAAATTATTTATTTTAGATGCAACACCCGATCCTGAAGGGCAAGAGGTTGTTGGCAATTTTGATCTTTCTGCCTTAATCGAAAGACTGCAATATGCGATTAATAAATATCAAGCAAAAAGAGTTTCAATTGATTCTATTACAGCACTTTTTCAGCAATACGAAGCTGCTTCAGTAGTCCGTCGAGAAATTTTTCGTTTGATTGCACGGATGAAGCAAATTGGAGTCACAAATATTATTACAGCAGAACGCACAGAAGAGTATGGTGCGATCGCACGCTTTGGCGTCGAAGAATTTGTCTCAGATAATGTAGTTATTGTCCGAAATGCTTTAGAAGGAGAACGTCGGCGACGAACAATAGAAATCTTAAAAATGCGCGGTTCATCACATATGAAAGGAGAATACCCTTTCACGATGACTACAGGAGGAGTTAGTATCTTCCCATTAGGAGCAATGCGCTTAACTCAACGTTCATCTAATGTACGTGTTTCTTCTGGGGTGAAAAAGCTAGATGAAATGTGTGGTGGTGGTTTCTTCAAAGATTCCATTATTCTCGCGACAGGCGCAACAGGAACAGGAAAAACTTTATTAGTCAGTAAGTTTTTGCAAAACGCTTGCATCAATGGCGATCGCGCTATACTGTTTGCCTATGAAGAGTCGCGCGCACAGCTATCGCGAAATGCTTACTCTTGGGGAATTGATTTTGAAGATTTAGAACATCAAGGACTCCTCAAAATTATTTGTGCTTATCCTGAATCAGCAGGTTTAGAAGATCACTTACAAAACATTAAGTCTGAAATAGCTCAATTTAAACCATCGCGCATTGCGATTGATTCACTTTCAGCACTAGCGCGGGGAGTGAGTAATAACGCTTTTCGTCAGTTTGTGATTGGTGTAACTGGATATGCCAAACAAGAAGAAATCACTGGTTTTTTCACCAACACCACAGACCAATTTACGGGTTCGCATTCAATTACTGATTCGCATATTTCCACAATTACAGACAGCATTATTATGCTGCAATATGTAGAAATTCGTGGTGAAATGTCACGAGCAATTAATGTGTTTAAGATGCGAGGTTCTTGGCACGATAAAGGAATTAGAGAGTATATTATTAGTACTGATGGACCAGAAATTAGTGACTCTTTCCGCAATTACGAACGAATTATTAGTGGTTCTCCCACTCGTGTTAATACCGATGAAAAAGCTGAGTTGTCACGTATTGTGCAAGGTTTTCAAAATCCAGGTTCATGA
- a CDS encoding ArnT family glycosyltransferase, which yields MKLRFDRALDSWGNTVDRPVRAWIVAIVWLLVIGWLAFFWNLGSTGLVDETEPLFAEAARQMTVTGDYITPYFNEETRFDKPPLVYWLMAIAYSTIGVNEWAVRLPSALSAFALVCLGFYTLLFCGAGTSDSYTRSTPRNAVAHPRSFFCAGLGAALIALNPETIAWARIGVSDMLLTGCMCSALLCFFLGYAQPLKPQVQVRWYLAFYVLVGLAILAKGPVGIVLPGIIVGLFLLYVGKLREVLREMRILWGILLILAIAIPWYILVIGANGWNYINSFFGYHNIERFTGVVNNHSAPWYFYFLVVLLGFAPWSIYLPVAIAQTQFWQRSYWRSAHRSTHLGLFALIWFGAIFGFFTIAVTKLPSYVLPLMPAAAILVALLWSDRLNRREDRRQRTSRFLLWSHWLNVVFLLSLSAGLFALPHLIGSDPAIPNLRESIQQSNLPILAGLIWLVAAIAGIFLIIRRCWQGLLAVNLLGFILFLVFVVTPAYLWMDQARQQPLRELSAIARQFEPNEELIMIGFKKPSVVFYTQRPVTYVREIEKAVAYIQELQSNTPQPFAVMLLSYPQRLQQLQPQLPQYQNLGEAGAYQLVRVVKSSES from the coding sequence ATGAAACTTAGGTTTGACCGTGCTTTGGATTCTTGGGGAAATACTGTAGATCGTCCAGTCCGAGCTTGGATTGTTGCGATTGTTTGGTTGTTAGTCATAGGCTGGCTAGCATTCTTCTGGAATTTGGGCAGTACCGGCTTAGTGGATGAGACAGAGCCACTGTTTGCGGAAGCTGCAAGGCAAATGACAGTGACAGGAGACTACATCACGCCATATTTTAATGAGGAAACACGATTTGATAAGCCGCCTTTAGTTTACTGGCTGATGGCGATCGCTTACTCAACAATTGGTGTGAACGAATGGGCGGTGCGTCTACCTTCGGCGCTTAGCGCTTTTGCGTTAGTTTGCTTAGGTTTCTATACATTACTATTTTGCGGTGCCGGCACTTCCGACTCTTACACTCGCTCCACACCCCGCAACGCAGTGGCTCATCCTCGCTCCTTCTTCTGTGCTGGCTTGGGTGCAGCGTTAATCGCACTGAATCCGGAAACAATTGCCTGGGCAAGAATTGGTGTTTCGGATATGTTGTTGACAGGGTGTATGTGTAGTGCGTTGTTGTGTTTCTTCTTAGGCTACGCTCAACCATTAAAACCCCAAGTTCAAGTACGGTGGTATCTTGCTTTTTATGTACTTGTAGGGTTAGCAATCCTCGCCAAAGGACCTGTAGGCATTGTTTTACCAGGAATCATTGTCGGCTTATTTTTACTCTATGTCGGTAAGTTACGCGAAGTCCTGCGCGAGATGCGGATTCTTTGGGGCATTTTATTGATTTTGGCGATCGCAATTCCTTGGTATATCCTTGTGATTGGTGCGAATGGTTGGAATTATATCAACTCATTTTTTGGCTATCACAATATCGAACGCTTTACGGGTGTTGTGAATAATCACTCAGCACCGTGGTATTTTTACTTTTTAGTTGTCCTCCTCGGTTTTGCTCCTTGGTCGATTTATTTACCCGTTGCGATCGCCCAAACGCAATTTTGGCAAAGATCCTACTGGCGTTCCGCCCACCGTTCAACACACCTGGGTTTATTTGCGCTAATTTGGTTTGGGGCAATTTTTGGCTTTTTTACAATCGCAGTCACGAAACTTCCTAGCTATGTGTTGCCGTTGATGCCAGCAGCAGCTATATTGGTTGCGCTGCTGTGGAGCGATCGCCTCAATCGTCGAGAAGATCGTCGTCAACGCACTTCGCGCTTTTTATTGTGGAGTCACTGGCTCAATGTTGTGTTCTTACTAAGCCTGTCTGCTGGACTATTTGCGCTTCCTCACCTCATTGGCTCTGATCCGGCAATTCCTAACTTACGCGAATCAATTCAACAATCTAATTTACCAATACTCGCAGGGCTAATTTGGCTAGTTGCGGCGATCGCTGGCATATTCTTGATCATCCGGCGGTGCTGGCAAGGTTTATTAGCAGTAAACTTATTGGGATTTATACTTTTTCTTGTCTTCGTTGTCACTCCAGCTTATCTTTGGATGGATCAAGCACGACAGCAACCACTACGGGAATTGTCGGCGATCGCCCGTCAGTTTGAACCCAACGAAGAATTAATCATGATTGGCTTTAAAAAGCCGAGTGTTGTCTTTTACACTCAGCGCCCAGTAACTTACGTGAGAGAAATCGAAAAGGCTGTTGCCTATATTCAAGAACTTCAATCTAATACACCACAACCTTTTGCTGTCATGTTGTTGTCTTATCCACAAAGGCTACAACAATTGCAACCACAGTTACCACAATACCAAAACCTTGGTGAAGCTGGTGCTTATCAACTTGTGCGAGTTGTCAAATCGAGCGAAAGCTAA
- a CDS encoding RNA-guided endonuclease InsQ/TnpB family protein, which yields MKTLKFKLYSHKRNRYLKQSINAAGVIYNHCIALYNRYYRMWGKHLNCAKLQAHIAKLRKRNLFWQLVGSQAVQDICQRIENAYQLFFKHHKKGVRPPGFKKVKKYKSFTLKQAEYKFLSGNRVRIGNQIYQFWKSREIEGTVKTLTIKRTPLGELFVVVVVDKCSDLEVKFTTGKIAGFDFGLKTFLVCSDGTKIESPQFLKQSLNAIQKASRQHSKKLKGSSNREQARKNLVRRHEDIFNARRDWFWKLAHELTNKFDVLYFETLNLKGMQRLWGRKVSDLALGEFLQILEWVAKKKGKQVVYIDRWYPSSKTCNTCGHILKDLDLEIRQWRCPSCQSVNGRDENAAKNIQAVGASTVGLGNVRRLRAAIAV from the coding sequence ATGAAAACCTTGAAGTTTAAACTCTACAGTCATAAGCGAAATCGATACCTCAAGCAATCAATCAATGCTGCTGGGGTTATCTACAATCACTGTATTGCACTCTACAACCGCTACTACCGAATGTGGGGTAAGCATTTGAACTGTGCTAAACTTCAGGCTCATATTGCTAAACTACGCAAACGTAACCTATTTTGGCAACTAGTTGGATCTCAAGCGGTGCAAGATATTTGTCAGCGCATTGAGAATGCCTATCAACTATTTTTCAAACATCACAAAAAAGGGGTTCGACCACCAGGGTTCAAGAAAGTTAAAAAGTATAAATCGTTCACCTTAAAACAGGCTGAATATAAGTTTTTGAGTGGCAATCGAGTCCGCATTGGGAACCAGATTTATCAGTTTTGGAAGTCTAGAGAAATTGAGGGAACCGTCAAAACACTAACCATTAAACGTACCCCACTGGGCGAGCTATTTGTGGTTGTTGTAGTTGACAAATGTTCTGATTTAGAAGTCAAGTTCACGACTGGTAAGATAGCGGGATTTGACTTTGGGTTAAAGACATTTCTTGTTTGCTCAGACGGTACAAAAATTGAATCTCCCCAATTCTTGAAACAATCTCTAAACGCTATCCAGAAAGCTAGTAGACAACACTCCAAAAAGCTAAAAGGTTCATCTAACCGAGAACAGGCAAGGAAAAATCTGGTACGCAGGCATGAAGATATTTTTAACGCTAGGCGGGATTGGTTTTGGAAGCTAGCTCATGAACTCACAAACAAGTTTGACGTACTGTATTTTGAGACATTAAATCTCAAGGGAATGCAACGCCTTTGGGGACGCAAAGTCTCAGACTTAGCATTGGGGGAATTTCTGCAAATCCTAGAATGGGTTGCTAAGAAGAAAGGCAAGCAAGTAGTCTACATTGACCGTTGGTATCCATCCAGCAAAACTTGCAATACTTGCGGTCATATCCTAAAAGACCTTGATTTAGAAATTCGACAATGGCGTTGTCCGTCTTGTCAGTCAGTGAACGGGAGAGACGAAAACGCTGCTAAAAATATTCAAGCAGTTGGGGCATCAACTGTTGGGTTAGGCAATGTAAGACGGTTAAGAGCTGCAATTGCTGTTTGA
- the kaiB gene encoding circadian clock protein KaiB, whose amino-acid sequence MNVLKKTYVLKLYVTGNTYRSIQAIKTLKKILEEEFQGVYALKVIDVLKSPQLAEEDKILATPTLAKILPLPVRKIIGDLSDREKVLIGLDLLYEELKEGEDADNE is encoded by the coding sequence ATGAACGTACTCAAAAAAACTTATGTGCTGAAGCTGTACGTAACTGGAAATACTTATAGATCGATCCAAGCAATTAAAACTCTCAAAAAGATTTTGGAAGAAGAGTTTCAAGGCGTTTATGCGCTAAAAGTCATTGATGTACTGAAAAGCCCACAGTTAGCAGAAGAAGATAAAATACTAGCAACGCCTACCCTAGCTAAGATATTACCATTGCCTGTCCGCAAAATCATTGGCGATCTATCTGATAGGGAAAAAGTACTCATTGGTTTAGACTTACTATACGAAGAGCTAAAAGAAGGAGAAGACGCTGACAACGAGTAA
- a CDS encoding DUF565 domain-containing protein: MQNTRLNDLFNSLAGQLGRWFFNPWRKLSVLIISVLFGFFLGSAISTIAGQAADWDIIGAGVLVAWSEIVDRIYYSRTWRKQRGLWLEALNAGKIGLIYSLFLEAFKLGS; this comes from the coding sequence ATGCAAAATACCCGTCTTAACGATCTTTTTAATTCCCTTGCCGGACAACTCGGAAGATGGTTTTTCAATCCTTGGCGTAAGCTATCGGTACTAATTATTAGTGTATTGTTTGGCTTTTTCCTTGGCTCAGCCATTTCGACGATCGCTGGACAGGCGGCTGACTGGGACATTATCGGTGCAGGCGTTTTAGTGGCATGGAGTGAAATCGTCGATCGAATTTACTACAGTCGTACCTGGCGCAAACAGCGTGGACTGTGGCTAGAAGCATTAAATGCTGGCAAAATTGGTCTAATTTATAGTTTGTTCTTGGAAGCGTTTAAACTTGGTTCTTAA
- a CDS encoding circadian clock protein KaiA, whose protein sequence is MDDHNNTKALVFRQMDLERENLLQQLKADYRQIIINYFAGNETSKGKIDKFIHKVFDYNLPVPQIIEIHMDLIDELAKQLKVEGRSDDILLDYRLTLIDILAHLCEMYRCSLTR, encoded by the coding sequence ATGGATGACCACAACAACACAAAAGCGCTAGTTTTTCGGCAAATGGATTTAGAACGAGAAAATTTGTTACAACAACTCAAAGCAGACTATCGCCAAATTATCATAAATTACTTTGCAGGTAATGAAACCTCTAAGGGGAAGATTGATAAATTTATTCATAAAGTATTTGACTATAACCTTCCAGTGCCGCAAATTATAGAAATTCACATGGATTTAATTGATGAATTAGCTAAACAACTAAAAGTCGAAGGACGGAGTGATGACATACTACTTGATTACCGTTTGACACTGATTGATATTTTGGCTCACTTATGCGAAATGTATCGTTGTTCGCTTACTCGTTAA